From a region of the Chitinophaga caseinilytica genome:
- a CDS encoding hybrid sensor histidine kinase/response regulator — protein MAVSIGFFFYLYSGENGILIPAVFEGALFLFIIFLNRQKKYEAASLGVLLAHCLCALYFAAILGKIINISLILVFIFGISFLVYRKRWQRITGIAAAIFTLIALEVNYYYNIVPPLQLAEEFQYLLRWVALPCFLLFDALVLGYFVQDIRENKILLNQVSMLIFKTSHEMRNNLASNTILIDLLNTEMKDNPEFEKLKPYVEQLSTINHSMRNIVNNVLNMGEIENGGPAEIHPETFELQSFIQNIIKIQQIKAESRNLPIQLTYDNSLPRYIESDPLQMNIAITNLISNAIKYGREGTPIQIRLHSIYNNSNNFIEISVANQCPDIPQEKIKLLFNKFMTAKHNKKIEGSGLGLYIVRNIMDQCEGSYHVTSENGLTTFTISFPLVAGQMPEESAPEQTSHQLAGLNLSFAEDDLMQNKLLGSLLQSFGCAITSSIDGRQLIDKLEANATLPDCIILDDSMQTMNGSATLQFLKADERFRHITVIMITGKSGPVEQWLNQGAQGVIRKPYDRATLLQQLSQHLHSQALA, from the coding sequence TTGGCAGTTTCCATCGGATTCTTTTTCTACCTGTATTCGGGGGAAAACGGGATATTAATTCCTGCAGTTTTTGAGGGCGCACTTTTTCTGTTCATTATTTTTCTGAACAGGCAGAAAAAATATGAAGCGGCCAGCCTCGGCGTGCTGCTCGCGCATTGCCTTTGTGCGTTGTATTTTGCGGCCATTCTCGGGAAGATCATTAATATTTCCCTCATCCTCGTCTTTATTTTCGGGATCAGCTTTCTCGTTTACAGGAAACGCTGGCAAAGAATAACGGGTATCGCCGCTGCGATCTTCACATTGATCGCACTGGAAGTAAACTATTATTACAACATCGTTCCTCCGCTGCAACTGGCGGAAGAATTCCAATATCTTCTTCGATGGGTGGCTTTGCCTTGCTTCCTGCTTTTTGATGCTTTGGTATTAGGTTATTTCGTGCAAGACATCCGGGAAAACAAGATCCTGCTGAACCAGGTGTCCATGCTGATTTTCAAGACATCGCATGAAATGAGGAACAACCTGGCATCCAATACCATCCTGATCGACCTGTTGAACACCGAGATGAAGGACAATCCGGAGTTTGAAAAGCTGAAGCCTTACGTAGAACAGTTGTCAACCATCAACCACAGCATGCGCAACATCGTCAATAACGTGTTGAACATGGGCGAGATCGAAAATGGCGGCCCAGCCGAAATTCATCCGGAAACATTCGAACTGCAAAGCTTCATTCAAAACATCATCAAGATTCAGCAAATCAAAGCCGAATCCCGCAACCTGCCCATTCAGCTGACTTACGATAATTCTCTGCCCCGGTATATCGAAAGCGATCCGCTCCAGATGAATATCGCGATCACCAATCTCATCTCGAATGCCATAAAATACGGCAGGGAAGGCACGCCCATCCAGATAAGACTGCACAGCATCTACAATAACAGCAATAACTTCATAGAAATATCGGTTGCCAATCAATGCCCCGATATCCCACAGGAAAAAATCAAACTGCTGTTTAATAAATTCATGACTGCGAAGCACAATAAAAAGATCGAAGGTTCCGGCCTTGGTTTATATATCGTTCGCAATATCATGGACCAATGCGAAGGCTCTTATCATGTTACCAGTGAAAACGGGCTGACCACTTTCACCATTTCCTTCCCGCTGGTGGCCGGCCAAATGCCGGAGGAATCGGCTCCGGAACAGACTTCCCACCAGCTGGCCGGCCTGAATCTAAGTTTCGCGGAAGACGATCTCATGCAAAACAAACTGCTCGGTTCGCTGCTGCAATCTTTCGGCTGTGCCATCACTTCCAGCATCGACGGCCGGCAGCTGATCGATAAACTCGAGGCTAACGCTACTTTGCCGGATTGCATCATCCTGGACGATAGTATGCAAACCATGAACGGTAGCGCTACGTTGCAGTTCCTCAAGGCAGACGAGCGTTTCCGGCATATTACGGTAATCATGATCACCGGCAAAAGCGGGCCTGTTGAGCAATGGTTGAATCAAGGCGCACAGGGCGTGATCCGCAAACCATATGACCGGGCAACCCTCCTTCAACAACTAAGCCAGCACCTGCATTCGCAAGCACTGGCTTAA
- a CDS encoding calcineurin-like phosphoesterase family protein — MKRKFLTACAALTLISALANAQVKGRVFEDVNGNGKIDRKEKGIAGVNVSNGIEVVTTDAQGAYELPERASQVIFAIKPAGYQFALDSNNLAKSYYIHKPAGSPADFKYKGSAPTGDLPAQLNFALRRQAENDNFRVLVFGDPQPYTLEEIEHFSNGVVSEVTGVKNVAFGLSLGDLVGDNLSLHGPYIQAVKKVGLPWYNVIGNHDMNYDAKEDPESDETFEANFGPANYAFNYGNAHFIVLDDIIYPDPRDGKGYWGGLREDQLQFIENDLKTVPKTKLIVLSFHIPLLNENDIAFRTEDRNRLFQLLKDYPNTLSLSAHTHLQRQNFYGKEDGWLQEKPHHEYNAGTTSGDWYSGELNEQGVPASTMRDGTPKGYAFLNINGNQYSIDYKVAGKADNYQIQLSIPKVIEKDRNSSSGIYANFFMGAKGDKVEYSIDGGAWKPMEYMEAADPAYLDVLHKFDHTEKLLGGKRPSHAAQSTHLWWVKAPFKLPAGRHEVKVRATDRYGKTYEQQGFYTILD; from the coding sequence ATGAAAAGGAAGTTTTTAACAGCATGCGCCGCGCTGACACTGATCAGCGCCCTGGCCAACGCCCAGGTGAAAGGCCGGGTTTTTGAAGATGTGAATGGAAATGGGAAGATCGACAGGAAAGAAAAAGGCATCGCCGGCGTGAACGTCAGCAACGGCATCGAAGTCGTGACCACCGACGCGCAGGGCGCTTACGAACTGCCGGAGCGCGCCAGCCAGGTGATCTTCGCCATTAAGCCCGCAGGCTACCAATTTGCGCTGGATTCCAATAACCTCGCGAAAAGCTACTATATCCACAAACCCGCCGGCTCGCCCGCGGATTTCAAATACAAAGGCTCCGCGCCCACCGGCGATCTGCCCGCCCAACTGAACTTCGCGCTGCGCCGCCAGGCGGAAAACGATAACTTCCGCGTACTGGTGTTCGGCGATCCGCAACCCTACACCCTCGAAGAAATCGAACATTTCAGCAATGGTGTCGTGTCGGAAGTGACGGGAGTGAAAAACGTGGCCTTCGGCCTGAGCCTCGGCGATCTCGTCGGCGATAACCTCAGCCTTCACGGCCCGTACATCCAGGCGGTGAAGAAAGTGGGCCTGCCCTGGTACAACGTCATCGGTAACCACGATATGAACTACGACGCGAAGGAAGATCCCGAATCCGACGAAACGTTCGAAGCCAACTTCGGTCCCGCCAACTACGCCTTCAACTACGGCAATGCCCACTTCATCGTGCTCGACGATATCATCTATCCCGACCCGCGCGATGGAAAAGGCTACTGGGGCGGCCTTCGCGAAGACCAGCTGCAGTTCATCGAAAACGACCTGAAAACCGTTCCGAAAACCAAGCTGATCGTGCTTTCCTTCCATATTCCGCTGCTCAACGAGAACGATATCGCTTTCCGCACGGAAGACCGTAACCGCCTGTTCCAGCTGCTGAAAGATTACCCGAACACCCTGTCGCTTTCCGCGCATACGCACCTGCAACGCCAGAATTTTTACGGGAAGGAAGACGGATGGCTGCAGGAAAAACCGCATCACGAGTACAACGCAGGCACCACTTCGGGCGACTGGTATTCCGGCGAACTGAACGAGCAGGGCGTGCCCGCCTCTACCATGCGCGACGGTACCCCGAAAGGTTACGCTTTCCTGAACATCAACGGGAATCAGTATTCTATCGATTATAAAGTGGCAGGAAAGGCAGACAATTATCAAATTCAATTGTCGATCCCGAAAGTGATCGAAAAAGACAGAAACAGTTCGTCTGGTATATACGCCAACTTCTTCATGGGCGCGAAAGGCGACAAGGTGGAATATTCCATCGACGGCGGCGCCTGGAAGCCGATGGAGTACATGGAAGCCGCAGACCCCGCGTACCTGGACGTTCTCCATAAATTCGACCACACCGAAAAGCTGCTGGGCGGCAAACGGCCTTCGCACGCGGCCCAAAGCACGCACCTCTGGTGGGTGAAGGCGCCGTTCAAATTGCCGGCCGGCCGGCACGAAGTGAAGGTGCGCGCCACCGACCGTTACGGTAAAACCTACGAGCAGCAAGGTTTTTACACCATCCTCGACTAG
- a CDS encoding SusC/RagA family TonB-linked outer membrane protein, which translates to MKPKLLQLLACLLCAVLFIPNPSKAQEMPVKGTVRTADNGTLMPGVTILANGKLVGMTDENGSFSIKIAEKGTLLQLSMIGYEKLTFVVGEANQGLKFIMKSAASNLNEHVVTTALGIKRAEKALGYAQQTIGAESLTDARPNNWSDALRGKVAGLNIAGLGGPLNSQEIRLRGESSLTTNGNAALVVVDGIPVNGSLTTSGASNMYMGGDASIDVPVDFGNGIADINPDDIESISVLKGPGATALYGSRAANGAVLITTKSGKTRKGLGISLNSNTSWDVITRWPDWQYEYGQGDGKTNYNANGDMYYSYGATADGRSTGGSSSAFGPKFNGQMYYQYDPTTFTTGKERTPWVAYDNNRKDYWQTGRTTTNGITLDNSGDAGTVRASLTRTDNKWIMPSMGFERTTASVNAGYKISSKIKVSSVVNYTNKTSDNLPGLGYNNHSIAYFMIFQNPNVDLNWYRPLWRPGFEGIDMIRPYSSFIDNPFAMTDEIKNGLRSNQLTGNLKVDAQILPKLSLMVRSGINMNQQARDQRRPWDINRYGQGFYQTQAVYSQEINSDFLLTYRDAFAGGKFSLSASAGGNTMTSQYKRNDNTLIGLVVPGVYKMTNGIGNPLVATYDADKKVNSLYGLINLSYRDRIFLDLTGRNDWSSTLPQENWSFFYPSANLSMILSDMVRMPKAISFAKYRLSLAQVGNDTDPYRTNKYYNRSDFPSSAEAPTQLYNLHFKPEIATSIETGLDVGFFKNRLRIDAAVYQTNTKNQILSVPLEHSSGFSSAILNSGEIRNRGLELVVTGTPVKTKNVTWNVTATWATTRSKVMSLDPRLGGKLSIMGSSSATLTAVEGQIASALYGLKFERAPDGQIIYSNGLPVVTQTTEYIGDTNPDWRAGLINNVSYKNFRLSATFDGQYGGILYSHSHHKMTEQGKLKHTLKGREEGWIVGEGVEKKADGSFVPNTTKVRPADYYAQYYRLNNTEANTFNASFLKFREVSLEYSLPSKLIGNTFLKGASIAVYGRNLKVWSDFPIYDPEVATQAGGTGILTGVEVGQMPNPATFGFNLKVKL; encoded by the coding sequence ATGAAGCCAAAATTACTACAGTTACTCGCATGCCTCCTGTGTGCGGTATTGTTTATCCCGAACCCGTCGAAAGCACAGGAAATGCCCGTGAAAGGCACGGTGCGCACGGCAGACAACGGCACCCTCATGCCGGGCGTCACCATCCTGGCCAACGGCAAGCTCGTTGGGATGACCGACGAGAACGGCTCCTTCTCCATCAAGATCGCTGAAAAAGGCACGCTGCTCCAGCTCTCCATGATCGGTTACGAGAAACTGACCTTCGTGGTGGGAGAAGCCAACCAGGGCCTGAAGTTCATCATGAAATCCGCCGCCAGCAACCTGAACGAGCACGTAGTCACCACCGCACTCGGTATCAAGCGCGCCGAAAAAGCATTGGGCTACGCGCAGCAGACCATCGGCGCGGAATCCCTCACAGACGCGCGCCCCAATAACTGGTCAGACGCCCTGAGAGGCAAAGTGGCCGGCCTCAACATCGCCGGGCTCGGCGGCCCGCTCAATTCCCAGGAAATCCGCCTCCGCGGCGAAAGCTCCCTCACCACCAACGGCAACGCCGCCCTCGTGGTGGTAGACGGCATCCCCGTGAACGGAAGCCTCACCACCTCCGGTGCTTCCAACATGTACATGGGCGGCGACGCGTCTATCGACGTGCCCGTGGATTTCGGCAACGGCATCGCAGACATCAACCCAGACGATATCGAAAGCATCTCCGTCCTCAAAGGCCCCGGCGCCACCGCGCTCTACGGCAGCCGCGCTGCCAACGGCGCCGTGCTCATCACCACCAAATCCGGTAAAACCCGCAAGGGACTGGGCATCTCGCTCAATTCCAACACCAGCTGGGACGTGATCACCCGCTGGCCCGACTGGCAATATGAATACGGCCAGGGCGACGGGAAAACCAACTACAACGCCAACGGCGACATGTATTATTCCTACGGCGCAACGGCAGACGGTCGCAGCACGGGCGGCAGCTCCAGCGCTTTCGGCCCGAAGTTCAACGGACAAATGTATTACCAGTACGATCCCACCACGTTCACGACCGGAAAGGAAAGGACCCCCTGGGTTGCGTACGACAATAACCGCAAAGATTACTGGCAAACGGGCCGCACCACCACCAATGGCATCACCCTCGACAATTCCGGCGATGCAGGCACGGTACGCGCTTCCCTCACGCGTACAGACAACAAGTGGATCATGCCTTCCATGGGCTTCGAGCGCACCACGGCTTCCGTGAACGCGGGATACAAGATTTCCAGCAAGATCAAGGTGAGCTCCGTGGTGAATTACACCAATAAAACGAGCGACAACCTGCCGGGCCTGGGTTACAACAACCACTCCATCGCCTACTTCATGATCTTCCAGAACCCGAACGTAGACCTGAACTGGTACCGTCCGCTCTGGCGCCCCGGCTTCGAAGGTATCGACATGATCCGCCCCTACAGCTCGTTCATCGACAATCCCTTTGCCATGACCGACGAGATCAAGAACGGCCTCCGCAGCAACCAGCTCACCGGTAACCTGAAAGTAGACGCGCAGATCCTGCCGAAACTCAGTTTGATGGTGCGTTCCGGTATCAACATGAACCAGCAGGCACGCGATCAGCGCCGCCCGTGGGACATTAACCGCTACGGCCAGGGCTTCTACCAGACGCAGGCGGTGTACAGCCAGGAAATCAACAGCGACTTCCTCCTCACTTACCGCGACGCTTTCGCCGGAGGCAAATTCTCCCTCAGCGCATCTGCCGGCGGCAACACCATGACCAGCCAGTACAAGCGCAACGACAATACCCTCATCGGTCTTGTTGTGCCCGGCGTGTATAAAATGACGAACGGCATCGGCAACCCGCTGGTCGCTACTTATGATGCAGACAAGAAAGTGAACAGCCTGTACGGGCTCATCAACCTGTCTTACCGCGACAGGATTTTCCTCGACCTGACAGGCCGTAATGATTGGTCGAGCACGCTGCCGCAGGAGAACTGGTCGTTCTTCTATCCTTCCGCCAACCTGAGCATGATCCTGAGCGATATGGTCCGGATGCCGAAAGCGATCAGCTTCGCGAAATACCGTTTGTCGCTGGCGCAGGTGGGTAACGACACCGATCCTTACAGAACGAACAAATATTACAACCGCAGCGATTTTCCCAGTTCTGCCGAAGCGCCCACGCAGTTGTACAACCTCCACTTCAAGCCCGAGATCGCCACGAGCATCGAAACCGGCCTGGATGTAGGCTTCTTCAAGAACAGGCTCCGCATCGACGCGGCAGTTTACCAGACCAATACCAAGAACCAGATCCTGTCCGTTCCCCTGGAACATTCTTCCGGCTTCAGTTCCGCCATCCTCAACTCCGGCGAGATCCGCAACCGCGGGTTGGAACTGGTGGTGACCGGCACGCCCGTGAAAACGAAGAACGTAACCTGGAACGTGACCGCAACCTGGGCTACCACCCGCAGCAAAGTAATGAGCCTCGACCCGAGACTGGGTGGGAAACTTTCCATCATGGGCTCTTCCAGCGCCACGCTCACCGCGGTGGAAGGTCAGATCGCGTCTGCATTGTACGGTCTGAAATTCGAGCGGGCACCGGATGGACAGATCATCTACAGCAACGGCCTGCCCGTTGTAACGCAGACCACAGAATATATCGGCGATACGAACCCCGACTGGAGAGCCGGGCTCATCAACAACGTGTCTTACAAGAACTTCAGGCTCAGCGCCACGTTCGACGGCCAGTACGGCGGCATCCTCTATTCGCACTCCCATCACAAAATGACCGAGCAAGGCAAGCTGAAACATACGCTGAAAGGGCGTGAAGAAGGCTGGATCGTAGGGGAAGGCGTGGAAAAGAAAGCAGACGGTTCTTTCGTTCCCAATACCACCAAAGTAAGGCCGGCGGATTATTACGCACAGTATTACCGCCTCAACAATACCGAGGCCAACACCTTCAACGCATCGTTCCTGAAGTTCCGCGAAGTATCGCTGGAGTATTCGCTGCCGTCGAAACTGATCGGCAACACCTTCCTGAAAGGCGCCAGCATCGCGGTATATGGCCGTAACCTGAAAGTGTGGTCGGATTTCCCGATCTACGATCCTGAAGTGGCCACCCAGGCCGGTGGTACCGGTATCCTGACCGGCGTGGAAGTAGGGCAGATGCCGAACCCCGCCACCTTCGGCTTCAACCTGAAAGTAAAACTGTAA
- a CDS encoding DNA alkylation repair protein, with the protein MQLTARAFTAAMKDLQSPDELRKIQRYFKSGEGQYGEGDKFMGVRMGEVFKLAKAYMKMPLEEVEKLLESPVHEIRAGAVSIMDFQARDKKTPPDQRKALFELYLRRHDRINNWDLVDRSAQFVVGAWLFDKPRKILYTLARSQNPWERRTAIVSSAYFLRKGQTEDTFLIAEILREDPEEIVQKAAGGWIREAGKQNPDQLYAFLDKYAATLPRTMLRQAIEKLSPAERKHYMEMA; encoded by the coding sequence ATGCAGCTCACCGCCCGCGCGTTTACCGCCGCCATGAAAGATTTGCAGTCGCCCGACGAACTCCGTAAAATCCAGCGATATTTCAAATCGGGGGAAGGACAATACGGCGAGGGCGATAAATTCATGGGCGTCAGGATGGGCGAAGTGTTCAAACTGGCGAAAGCTTATATGAAAATGCCGCTGGAAGAAGTGGAAAAACTCCTGGAAAGCCCGGTCCACGAAATCCGCGCAGGCGCCGTCAGTATCATGGACTTTCAGGCGCGCGACAAAAAAACACCGCCCGATCAGCGCAAGGCGCTCTTCGAACTGTACCTCCGCCGCCACGACCGGATCAACAATTGGGACCTGGTAGACCGGTCCGCCCAGTTTGTCGTCGGCGCATGGCTGTTCGACAAACCCCGCAAAATCCTGTACACACTGGCGCGTTCCCAAAACCCCTGGGAACGGCGGACCGCCATCGTCAGCTCGGCTTATTTCCTCCGGAAAGGTCAAACCGAAGACACTTTTCTCATCGCCGAAATCCTCCGGGAAGATCCCGAAGAAATCGTCCAGAAAGCAGCCGGCGGCTGGATCCGCGAAGCCGGGAAGCAAAACCCCGATCAGCTCTACGCCTTTCTCGACAAATACGCCGCCACGCTTCCGCGCACCATGCTCCGCCAGGCCATCGAAAAACTCAGTCCCGCAGAACGCAAACATTACATGGAAATGGCATAA
- a CDS encoding SusD/RagB family nutrient-binding outer membrane lipoprotein — protein sequence MTFSRIGKNIRSISLISAAAATLAMGGCTKDFLETNSDPNRLESITPGTLLNPTIYGVASFNINRSRAFTFELMQVAGNYPNENVDDQIFLYDFREDVGNNTWTTNYKWLANAREMQLNAEKLNNGNYLAISLTLKALMYSQLTDCFGDIPMSDALSGEDGKFFPTFDRQEDVYKTMLADLERADTIYGKGSTATYAADLLYANDFTKWRKFTNSLRLRLLLRSAGRMPANYTKMAEMINDPAKYPIFTANADAAVLNITGTVPNISPWSRPQDYSTGRSWNEFFIKGLNDIADPRLKLFASVARGKDNANLGFKGLPINYMESPASVDFTPSGLLQRLVIAPMIVPVMSFAEVEFIKAELAQKGKIASSAETHYQSGVKAAIEMWGGVFPTNYFDAPAAKYDGTLERIMLQKYYALFFTDYQQWFEHRRTGFPVLPKTKFMFNNGVMPARMFYPTTVKIYNTENYKKAAERIGGDKLDVKVWWQQ from the coding sequence ATGACATTCTCCCGCATAGGTAAAAATATCCGTTCCATCAGCCTCATTTCCGCTGCGGCCGCAACGTTGGCGATGGGCGGCTGTACCAAAGACTTTTTGGAGACCAACTCCGACCCGAACCGCCTGGAAAGCATTACGCCGGGCACGTTGCTGAACCCCACCATCTACGGGGTCGCTTCCTTCAACATCAACCGCAGCCGCGCATTTACTTTCGAGCTGATGCAGGTTGCCGGCAACTATCCCAACGAAAACGTGGACGATCAGATCTTCCTGTACGACTTCCGCGAAGACGTGGGCAACAACACCTGGACCACCAACTACAAATGGCTGGCCAACGCCCGTGAAATGCAACTGAACGCGGAGAAGCTGAACAACGGCAACTACCTCGCCATTTCGCTGACCCTGAAGGCGCTGATGTATTCCCAACTGACCGACTGCTTCGGCGATATTCCCATGAGCGACGCGCTCAGCGGCGAAGACGGAAAATTCTTCCCCACGTTCGACCGGCAGGAAGATGTGTACAAAACCATGCTGGCCGACCTCGAAAGGGCCGACACCATTTACGGGAAAGGATCTACCGCCACCTATGCGGCAGACCTGCTGTACGCCAATGACTTCACCAAATGGAGGAAGTTCACCAACTCCCTGCGCCTGCGCCTCCTGCTGCGCTCCGCCGGCCGCATGCCAGCCAATTACACGAAAATGGCGGAAATGATCAACGATCCCGCGAAGTACCCCATTTTCACCGCGAACGCCGATGCCGCCGTGCTCAACATCACCGGCACCGTTCCCAACATCTCGCCCTGGAGCCGCCCGCAAGACTATAGCACCGGTCGTTCCTGGAACGAATTCTTCATCAAGGGCCTGAACGACATCGCCGATCCGCGCCTGAAACTCTTCGCCAGCGTGGCCCGCGGGAAAGATAACGCCAACCTCGGGTTCAAAGGGCTGCCCATCAATTACATGGAATCTCCCGCCAGCGTAGACTTCACTCCGTCCGGCCTGTTGCAGCGCCTGGTAATTGCACCGATGATCGTACCGGTGATGAGCTTCGCGGAAGTGGAATTCATCAAGGCCGAACTGGCGCAGAAAGGGAAGATCGCCTCATCCGCCGAAACCCATTACCAGAGCGGGGTGAAAGCTGCCATCGAAATGTGGGGCGGCGTATTCCCCACCAATTATTTCGACGCGCCCGCCGCGAAATACGATGGCACCCTCGAGCGCATCATGCTCCAGAAATATTACGCGCTCTTCTTCACGGATTACCAGCAGTGGTTCGAACATCGCCGTACCGGATTCCCCGTACTGCCGAAAACGAAGTTCATGTTCAACAACGGCGTCATGCCCGCCCGGATGTTCTATCCCACTACCGTGAAAATCTACAACACGGAGAATTACAAGAAAGCCGCAGAACGTATCGGCGGCGATAAACTCGATGTAAAAGTTTGGTGGCAACAATAA
- a CDS encoding SRPBCC domain-containing protein, with amino-acid sequence MYTQGAMIFADLTVANATELRDFYQAVIGWGSDGVPMKDGDTAYEDYMIKDANGEPVGGVCHARGGNTGIPQVWMLYMHVDDPEKSIEACEKGGGSVVKVAKTKEGRVHYAMLRDPLGTAFGIGNFAGSGGPGPAAKAAMQIGKTPKEVFEAIVDPVIMSNYFISQSSGRMTPGASLTWRFPEFDMDVPVRVKEVVEPSLVSFGWDVNGHELVCTLRLEPFADGKATVVKIEEASVEGYDPGKEWLIGNTEGWANFLACMKAWLEYGVHLRKGAFDFRFVK; translated from the coding sequence ATGTATACACAAGGTGCTATGATTTTTGCCGACCTCACGGTGGCCAACGCAACGGAGCTGCGTGATTTTTACCAGGCGGTGATCGGCTGGGGATCGGATGGCGTGCCCATGAAAGATGGCGATACGGCTTACGAGGATTATATGATCAAAGACGCGAACGGGGAGCCCGTGGGCGGCGTTTGTCATGCCCGCGGAGGCAACACCGGGATTCCGCAGGTCTGGATGCTGTATATGCACGTCGACGATCCGGAGAAGAGCATCGAGGCCTGTGAGAAGGGCGGCGGCAGTGTGGTGAAAGTTGCGAAAACGAAGGAAGGGCGCGTCCATTACGCCATGCTCCGCGACCCGCTGGGCACGGCTTTCGGTATCGGTAATTTCGCCGGTTCGGGCGGCCCCGGGCCAGCGGCCAAAGCGGCGATGCAGATCGGGAAAACACCGAAGGAAGTGTTCGAAGCGATCGTAGACCCTGTGATCATGTCCAACTATTTCATTTCCCAATCTTCCGGCAGGATGACGCCCGGTGCCTCCCTCACCTGGCGTTTCCCGGAGTTCGATATGGACGTTCCCGTGCGGGTGAAGGAAGTGGTGGAGCCATCGCTCGTATCTTTCGGATGGGACGTAAACGGCCATGAGTTGGTGTGCACCCTGCGCCTGGAGCCTTTCGCCGACGGCAAAGCGACCGTCGTGAAAATAGAGGAAGCGTCCGTTGAGGGGTACGATCCGGGGAAGGAATGGCTGATCGGCAATACCGAAGGGTGGGCCAATTTCCTCGCCTGCATGAAAGCCTGGCTGGAATATGGGGTGCACCTGCGCAAGGGGGCTTTCGATTTCCGGTTCGTGAAATAA
- a CDS encoding acetyl-CoA C-acetyltransferase codes for MRKAAIIGAQRIPFVRSFREYNRLSNQQLLTPCLQALVKKFGLEGERLGDVALGALLNRSTEWNFARECVQDSGLDPHTPAYNLQRACSTSLDAAVQLGLRIAAGQIEAGIAGGSDTNSDLPLQLQQKLSWKLTSLRAAKTFGDRMKILFSIRPSELKPVYPGIVEPRTGLSMGEHTELMVKEWGIGRQAQDELALASHRNAEKAWQEGFYDDLVFPFMGAKKDTIVRGDTSLEKLGLLKPAFDKSPAGTLTAGNSTIYTDGASAVLLASEDYAARRGWEVLAYLADAESAAVDYVHGEGLLMAPTWAVGRMLRRNGLKLQDFDVYEIHEAFAGQVLCNLKAWEDDAYCRKMGFSGALGAIDREKLNVKGGSVALGHPFAATGARILGQTAKLLHARGGGRALVSICTAGGMGVTAILEK; via the coding sequence ATGAGAAAAGCCGCCATCATCGGTGCACAGCGCATCCCGTTCGTACGGTCGTTCCGGGAATACAACCGCCTTTCCAACCAGCAGTTGCTCACGCCCTGCCTGCAGGCCCTCGTGAAGAAATTCGGGCTGGAAGGCGAGCGGTTGGGAGACGTGGCGCTGGGCGCGCTGCTGAACCGGTCCACAGAATGGAACTTCGCGCGGGAATGCGTGCAAGACAGCGGGCTCGACCCGCACACGCCGGCCTACAACCTGCAGCGGGCCTGCAGCACGAGCCTCGACGCAGCCGTGCAATTGGGGCTCCGCATCGCGGCCGGACAAATCGAAGCCGGCATCGCCGGCGGCAGCGATACCAACAGCGATCTGCCCTTGCAATTGCAGCAAAAACTCTCCTGGAAACTGACTTCCCTGCGGGCCGCCAAAACGTTCGGGGACAGAATGAAAATCCTCTTTTCCATCCGGCCTTCCGAGTTGAAACCGGTGTACCCCGGCATCGTGGAACCGCGGACGGGTCTTTCGATGGGCGAGCATACGGAACTGATGGTCAAGGAATGGGGAATCGGGCGCCAGGCGCAGGATGAGCTGGCGCTGGCGAGCCACCGGAATGCTGAAAAGGCCTGGCAGGAAGGGTTTTACGACGATCTTGTTTTCCCGTTCATGGGGGCGAAAAAGGATACGATCGTTCGCGGGGATACGAGCCTGGAAAAGCTCGGCCTCCTGAAGCCCGCGTTCGACAAATCTCCCGCCGGCACGCTCACGGCCGGCAACAGCACGATCTATACCGACGGCGCTTCTGCAGTGCTGCTTGCTTCGGAAGACTATGCCGCCCGCCGCGGCTGGGAAGTGCTGGCGTATCTCGCGGACGCGGAATCCGCGGCGGTGGATTACGTGCATGGCGAAGGGCTGCTCATGGCGCCTACCTGGGCGGTGGGGCGCATGCTGCGGCGCAACGGATTGAAACTGCAGGACTTCGACGTATACGAGATCCACGAAGCTTTTGCGGGTCAAGTGTTGTGTAACCTGAAGGCCTGGGAAGATGATGCCTATTGCAGGAAAATGGGGTTCAGCGGGGCTTTGGGCGCCATCGACCGGGAGAAGCTGAATGTGAAGGGAGGGAGCGTGGCGCTGGGGCATCCTTTTGCGGCAACCGGCGCGCGGATTCTGGGGCAGACCGCAAAGCTGCTGCATGCGCGTGGTGGCGGGCGGGCGCTGGTGAGCATATGTACGGCCGGAGGCATGGGCGTAACCGCTATTCTGGAAAAATAA